A single window of Gammaproteobacteria bacterium DNA harbors:
- a CDS encoding UvrD-helicase domain-containing protein has protein sequence MSIEFDTVAAASDPRDNVTVMASAGTGKTWLLIARLVRLLLDGAEPGAILAVTFTRKAAGEMQARLTDRLSRLVRMDDAALDAELAALGVTADAGARRGARGLFERLLRAPFPVRTTTFHAFCQEILRRFPLDADVPPGFDVSEDGGLLEQEALDALYAEATAAPRGEVAQALDELSGRCRSPAGVAEALREFLRHRGDWWAWTQDMKDPPAEAAAHLARQLGIAPEEAPEEDFLTPGATAALDEFRALLQRHETAANARHAEQLLAALDAGRTTGERIDAVIEVFLTAGGEPRKRKASAAQQKSLGAAGEQRLLALHAEFSDALLRLLDRRRRLGTFRLSRAWYRAGARLVAIHQRIKRDRRLLDFNDLEWNTYTLLNRGDNAHWVQYKLDQRIDHLLVDEFQDTNPTQWRLLLPLLEELAAGAGRPRSVFLVGDVKQSIYRFRRADPMLFGAAHDWLTTRLAGKSYPLNASWRSAPRIIEFINRVFAAGELHERLIGFEPHASRRSGLWGHVELLPLIQPLAEPMPADAPRGLRNPLLQPRAEELDRRHYREGRALAARIAGLVAGAVIADRGGEPRAVDYGDIMILMRNRTHMHEYELALRDAGIPYLGGGRASLLDSLEIRDMVALLDVLTTPYDNLALATVLRSPLFGCADADLIALAQRARAGTAGRQRPWLHALAALAPTLMADSPLRRAWDKLQDWKARADRMPVHDLLDHIYCDGGVPACYLAVFPRHLHPRVQSNLMRFLELALEIESGRYPSVPRFIASLRELHRYAQEALEEPPAEQGLSGVRLMTIHAAKGLEAPVVFLADAARGNAAARAFQAVVSWPSAADRPRHFRLAGRRQEIDTDTAARLDELAAEETREEANLLYVALTRACQYLYISGCAPRRGDGRGWYGQIAARLADDPAGIDVEGWSRTDADIPARAPRAQPAPEPGSAPDTRLARRLSARIESMDGDATETTPTGGDAERRRGSVIHRMLDLLSTPGDAPAARATAAHEFDLDPEAPLLREWWEEAYAVVAAEELRACFDPAHYLRAYNEMPVTLEQDGRLVHGVIDRLVIGPDGITLLDYKTRRDIPPGDLARAALPHRDQLRRYRAAVHRLWPEQPLRVMLVFTAGARVYECPAAYFAA, from the coding sequence ATGAGCATCGAATTCGACACCGTCGCCGCCGCCTCGGATCCGCGCGACAACGTGACGGTGATGGCCTCGGCGGGCACGGGCAAGACCTGGCTGCTGATCGCCCGCCTGGTTCGCCTGCTGCTCGACGGCGCCGAACCCGGCGCCATCCTCGCCGTCACCTTCACGCGCAAGGCGGCGGGCGAGATGCAGGCGCGCCTGACCGACCGCCTGTCCCGGCTCGTGCGGATGGATGACGCGGCGCTCGACGCGGAACTGGCCGCGCTCGGCGTCACGGCGGACGCGGGCGCGCGCCGCGGCGCGCGCGGTCTGTTCGAGCGCCTGCTGCGCGCCCCGTTCCCCGTGCGCACCACGACCTTCCACGCCTTCTGCCAGGAGATCCTGCGTCGCTTTCCGCTCGATGCCGACGTGCCTCCCGGCTTCGACGTGAGCGAGGACGGCGGCCTGCTCGAACAGGAGGCGCTCGACGCGCTATACGCCGAGGCGACGGCGGCCCCGCGCGGCGAGGTCGCGCAGGCGCTGGACGAGCTGTCGGGCCGCTGCCGCAGTCCGGCCGGCGTCGCCGAGGCGCTGCGCGAGTTCCTGCGCCATCGCGGCGACTGGTGGGCGTGGACGCAGGACATGAAGGACCCGCCCGCCGAGGCCGCCGCGCATCTGGCGCGGCAGTTGGGGATCGCGCCGGAGGAAGCCCCGGAGGAGGATTTCCTCACGCCCGGCGCGACGGCCGCGCTGGACGAATTCCGCGCCCTGCTGCAACGGCACGAGACCGCCGCCAATGCCCGTCATGCCGAACAGCTGCTCGCCGCGCTCGACGCCGGACGCACGACCGGGGAGCGCATCGACGCGGTCATCGAGGTCTTCCTCACCGCCGGCGGCGAACCGCGCAAGCGCAAGGCGAGCGCGGCGCAGCAGAAATCGCTGGGCGCCGCCGGAGAGCAACGCCTGCTCGCACTGCACGCCGAATTCTCGGACGCCCTGCTGCGGCTGCTGGACCGCCGGCGGCGCCTGGGCACATTCCGCCTGTCACGCGCCTGGTACCGCGCCGGCGCGCGGCTCGTCGCGATCCATCAGCGCATCAAGCGGGACCGGCGCCTGCTCGACTTCAACGATCTGGAATGGAACACCTACACCCTGCTCAATCGCGGCGACAATGCCCACTGGGTGCAGTACAAGCTGGACCAGCGCATCGATCACCTGCTGGTCGATGAATTCCAGGACACCAACCCGACCCAATGGCGCCTGCTGCTGCCGCTGCTGGAGGAACTGGCCGCCGGGGCCGGACGCCCGCGCAGCGTGTTCCTGGTCGGCGACGTCAAGCAATCCATCTACCGCTTCCGTCGCGCCGATCCGATGCTGTTCGGGGCCGCGCATGACTGGCTCACCACGCGCCTCGCGGGCAAGAGCTATCCGCTCAACGCCTCGTGGCGCTCCGCACCCCGCATCATCGAGTTCATCAACCGCGTGTTCGCGGCCGGGGAACTGCACGAACGCCTCATCGGATTCGAACCGCACGCGAGCCGGCGCAGCGGGCTGTGGGGCCATGTCGAACTGCTGCCGCTGATCCAGCCGCTGGCCGAACCCATGCCCGCCGACGCGCCCCGGGGCCTGCGCAATCCGCTGCTGCAACCACGCGCGGAGGAGCTCGACCGGCGCCATTACCGCGAAGGCCGCGCGCTCGCGGCGCGGATCGCCGGACTCGTCGCCGGGGCGGTGATCGCCGACCGTGGCGGCGAACCGCGCGCGGTGGATTACGGCGACATCATGATCCTGATGCGCAACCGCACCCACATGCACGAGTACGAACTCGCGCTGCGCGACGCCGGCATCCCCTATCTCGGCGGCGGGCGCGCCAGCCTGCTCGACAGCCTGGAGATCCGCGACATGGTCGCGCTGCTCGATGTGCTGACCACGCCCTACGATAACCTGGCGCTCGCCACGGTGCTGCGTTCGCCCCTGTTCGGCTGTGCCGATGCGGACCTCATCGCGCTGGCCCAGCGCGCGCGCGCCGGCACGGCGGGCCGCCAGCGCCCCTGGCTGCACGCGCTGGCGGCGCTGGCGCCGACCTTGATGGCGGATTCGCCGCTGCGGCGCGCCTGGGACAAACTGCAGGACTGGAAGGCGCGCGCCGACCGCATGCCGGTACACGACCTGCTCGATCACATCTATTGCGACGGCGGTGTGCCCGCCTGCTACCTCGCGGTGTTCCCGCGCCATCTGCATCCGCGCGTGCAGTCCAACCTGATGCGTTTCCTCGAACTCGCGCTGGAGATCGAGAGCGGACGTTATCCCAGCGTGCCGCGCTTCATCGCCAGCCTGCGCGAGCTGCATCGCTACGCGCAGGAGGCGCTGGAGGAACCGCCAGCCGAACAGGGCCTCTCCGGCGTGCGCCTGATGACCATTCACGCCGCCAAGGGACTGGAGGCCCCGGTGGTATTCCTGGCCGACGCCGCGCGCGGCAACGCCGCCGCGCGCGCCTTCCAGGCCGTGGTCTCATGGCCGTCGGCGGCGGACCGGCCGCGGCACTTCCGCCTCGCCGGCAGGAGACAGGAGATCGACACCGATACCGCCGCCCGGCTCGACGAACTGGCGGCGGAAGAGACCCGCGAGGAGGCGAACCTGCTCTACGTCGCCCTGACCCGCGCCTGCCAGTATCTGTACATCTCCGGCTGCGCGCCCAGGCGCGGCGACGGGCGCGGGTGGTACGGGCAGATCGCCGCGCGCCTCGCCGACGACCCGGCGGGCATCGACGTGGAAGGCTGGTCCCGGACGGACGCCGACATCCCCGCCCGCGCGCCACGCGCGCAGCCCGCGCCGGAGCCCGGTTCCGCGCCGGATACGCGGCTCGCGCGGCGCCTGTCCGCGCGGATCGAATCCATGGACGGGGACGCGACGGAGACGACGCCGACCGGAGGCGATGCGGAGCGCCGGCGCGGCAGCGTGATCCACCGCATGCTCGATCTGCTGTCCACGCCGGGGGACGCGCCGGCGGCACGCGCGACGGCGGCCCATGAATTCGACCTGGACCCGGAGGCGCCGCTGCTGCGGGAATGGTGGGAGGAGGCATACGCGGTGGTCGCGGCCGAGGAACTGCGCGCATGTTTCGATCCGGCGCACTACCTGCGCGCCTATAACGAGATGCCCGTCACGCTCGAGCAGGACGGGCGATTGGTGCACGGCGTGATCGACCGTCTGGTGATCGGTCCCGACGGCATCACCCTGCTGGATTACAAGACCCGGCGCGATATCCCGCCCGGAGACCTGGCCCGCGCGGCGCTGCCCCACCGCGATCAGCTGCGCCGCTATCGCGCGGCGGTGCACAGACTGTGGCCGGAACAACCGCTGCGCGTGATGCTGGTGTTCACCGCGGGCGCGCGGGTCTACGAATGCCCCGCGGCATATTTCGCCGCCTGA
- the ffh gene encoding signal recognition particle protein: MFENLTERLGQALKNLRGQARLTDDNIKEALREVRMALLEADVALPVVKEFVDRVRERAVGQEILQSMTPGQALIRVVRDELVAVMGEHSASLELNVAPPAVIMLAGLQGSGKTTTAAKLARWIREQLKKKVLLVSVDVYRPAAIEQLETLAGEVGVGFYPCRTDQDPVTVATAAVDHARKQFFDVVIVDTAGRLHVDAEMMDEARRLHTALQPVETLFVVDSMTGQDAANTAKAFHDALALTGVILTKTDGDARGGAALSLRHITGKPIKFLGVGEKTAALEVFHPERVASRILGMGDILSLIEEAERKVDRNEAEKLARKLKQGKGFDLDDFRTQLQQMRNMGGVAGLLDKLPGMSAIPQASRDQINDRQFVHMEAIINSMTPQERRFPAIIKASRKRRIAAGAGVQVQEINRMLKQFEQMQRMMKQMSKGGMNKLLRGFKGKLPF; encoded by the coding sequence ATGTTCGAGAATCTCACCGAACGCCTCGGCCAGGCGTTGAAGAACCTGCGCGGCCAGGCCCGCCTGACCGACGACAACATCAAGGAGGCCCTGCGCGAGGTGCGCATGGCCCTGCTCGAGGCCGACGTCGCCCTGCCGGTGGTGAAAGAGTTCGTCGACCGCGTGCGCGAACGCGCGGTCGGCCAGGAGATCCTGCAGAGCATGACGCCCGGACAGGCGCTGATCCGGGTGGTGCGCGACGAACTGGTCGCCGTGATGGGGGAACACTCCGCCAGCCTCGAGCTCAATGTTGCGCCGCCGGCCGTCATCATGCTCGCCGGATTGCAGGGCTCCGGCAAGACGACTACCGCGGCCAAGCTGGCGCGCTGGATTCGCGAGCAGCTGAAGAAGAAGGTGCTGCTGGTGAGCGTCGACGTCTATCGCCCGGCAGCGATCGAGCAGCTCGAGACCCTGGCCGGAGAGGTCGGCGTCGGGTTCTATCCCTGCCGTACCGATCAGGATCCGGTGACCGTCGCGACCGCCGCCGTCGACCATGCCCGCAAGCAGTTCTTCGATGTGGTCATCGTGGATACCGCCGGACGCCTGCACGTGGACGCGGAGATGATGGACGAGGCGCGCCGGTTGCATACCGCGCTGCAGCCGGTCGAGACCCTGTTCGTGGTGGACAGCATGACGGGCCAGGACGCGGCCAACACCGCCAAGGCCTTCCATGACGCCCTCGCCCTGACCGGCGTGATCCTCACCAAGACCGACGGCGACGCGCGCGGCGGCGCGGCGCTGTCGCTGCGCCACATCACCGGCAAACCGATCAAGTTCCTCGGCGTGGGCGAGAAGACCGCGGCGCTGGAGGTGTTCCACCCGGAACGCGTCGCCTCGCGCATCCTCGGCATGGGCGACATCCTGAGCCTGATCGAGGAGGCGGAGCGCAAGGTCGATCGGAACGAGGCGGAAAAGCTCGCCAGGAAGCTCAAGCAGGGCAAGGGATTCGATCTCGACGACTTCCGTACCCAGTTGCAGCAGATGCGCAACATGGGCGGCGTCGCCGGCCTGCTCGACAAGCTGCCCGGGATGTCCGCCATCCCGCAGGCCTCTCGCGACCAGATCAACGACCGCCAGTTCGTCCACATGGAGGCCATCATCAACTCCATGACCCCGCAGGAACGCCGCTTTCCCGCCATCATCAAGGCCTCGCGCAAGCGCCGCATCGCCGCCGGCGCCGGCGTCCAGGTGCAGGAGATCAACCGCATGCTCAAGCAGTTCGAGCAGATGCAGCGCATGATGAAACAGATGTCGAAGGGCGGCATGAACAAACTCCTGCGCGGTTTCAAGGGTAAGCTCCCGTTTTGA
- the ccsA gene encoding cytochrome c biogenesis protein CcsA, translating into MHTLLPSILLVPAYLAAAVMLVRRLAGGAGAASGSTKRGILLLALAAVALHAAVLYQQLVTPEGINFGFFNALSLLTWLIALLLSLTAFNRPLENLGIAVFPLAAAAVILEEIFPSNHILSPQRDILDIHIIISIAAYSVLSLAAVQAILVAIQDKHLHEKHPGGFIRALPPLQTMESLLFQMIGVGFVMQSLSLVSGFVYLDDMFAQHLVHKTFFSLVAWLVFAILLWGRWKFGWRGKTAIRWTLGGFVSLLLAYLGSKLVLELMLGQP; encoded by the coding sequence ATGCACACCCTGCTGCCCAGCATCCTGCTCGTTCCGGCCTATCTCGCCGCCGCCGTCATGCTCGTCCGTCGGCTCGCCGGCGGTGCCGGCGCCGCGTCCGGGAGCACCAAGCGGGGTATCCTGCTGCTCGCCCTCGCCGCGGTCGCCCTGCACGCCGCCGTGCTCTATCAGCAGCTGGTTACTCCGGAGGGCATAAACTTTGGCTTCTTCAACGCCTTGTCCCTGCTCACCTGGCTGATCGCGCTGCTGCTCTCGCTCACCGCCTTCAACCGTCCGCTGGAGAATCTCGGCATCGCGGTCTTCCCGCTCGCCGCGGCGGCCGTGATCCTGGAAGAGATCTTCCCGAGCAACCACATCCTGAGCCCGCAGCGTGACATCCTCGACATCCACATCATCATCTCGATCGCGGCCTACAGCGTGCTGTCGCTCGCGGCGGTGCAGGCCATTCTCGTCGCCATCCAGGACAAGCACCTGCACGAGAAGCATCCGGGCGGATTCATCCGCGCGCTGCCGCCGCTGCAGACCATGGAGTCGCTGTTGTTCCAGATGATCGGCGTCGGCTTCGTCATGCAGAGCCTGTCGCTGGTGTCCGGCTTCGTCTATCTCGACGACATGTTTGCCCAGCACCTCGTGCACAAGACCTTCTTTTCCCTCGTGGCCTGGCTGGTGTTCGCCATCCTGCTCTGGGGACGCTGGAAATTCGGCTGGCGCGGCAAGACCGCGATCCGCTGGACGCTGGGCGGCTTCGTATCGCTGCTGCTCGCCTATCTGGGCAGCAAACTGGTGCTGGAGCTGATGCTCGGGCAGCCTTGA
- the trmD gene encoding tRNA (guanosine(37)-N1)-methyltransferase TrmD, producing the protein MRIDVVTLFPGMVAELMGWGIVGRAAKAGLVDVRTWNPRDYTRDVHRTVDDRPFGGGPGMVMMVQPLRDAIRAARAAAPDPARVICLSPQGPRFDQARAHALAEDGARLILVAGRYEGIDERVLESEVDEELSIGDYVLTGGELAAAVVIDAVTRLLPGAVGDEDSVRQDTFATGLLEYPQYTRPREIDGRAVPEVLLRGNHLEIEEWRFKQAVLRTRRRRPELLSGLELDKQRRRWLAELPAEDAREPESERMNGGTTGTAGERS; encoded by the coding sequence ATGCGCATCGACGTGGTGACCCTGTTCCCCGGCATGGTCGCGGAGCTGATGGGGTGGGGCATCGTCGGGCGCGCGGCCAAGGCCGGCCTCGTCGACGTTCGGACCTGGAATCCGCGCGATTACACGCGGGATGTCCATCGTACCGTGGACGATCGGCCCTTCGGCGGCGGCCCGGGCATGGTGATGATGGTGCAGCCGCTGCGCGATGCCATCCGTGCCGCCCGCGCGGCGGCGCCGGATCCGGCGCGGGTGATCTGCCTGTCACCGCAGGGACCCCGCTTCGATCAGGCCCGCGCCCACGCGCTGGCGGAAGACGGGGCGCGGCTGATACTGGTGGCCGGCCGTTACGAGGGCATCGACGAGCGCGTGCTGGAGAGCGAGGTCGATGAAGAGCTCTCGATCGGCGACTATGTGCTGACCGGCGGTGAACTCGCCGCCGCGGTGGTCATCGACGCGGTGACGCGGCTGCTCCCCGGGGCGGTCGGCGACGAGGATTCCGTGCGCCAGGATACCTTCGCCACGGGGCTGCTCGAGTATCCGCAGTACACGCGCCCGCGCGAGATCGACGGGCGCGCGGTGCCCGAGGTGCTGCTGCGCGGCAATCACCTCGAGATCGAGGAATGGCGTTTCAAGCAGGCCGTGCTGCGGACGCGGCGCAGGCGGCCCGAATTGCTCTCCGGCCTGGAGCTGGACAAGCAGCGGCGCCGCTGGCTGGCGGAACTGCCGGCGGAAGACGCGCGGGAACCGGAATCGGAAAGAATGAACGGCGGGACTACAGGAACAGCAGGAGAAAGATCATGA
- the xerD gene encoding site-specific tyrosine recombinase XerD translates to MKESGMETAAAPPRSPDADTACLERFLDALWMERGLSRATLGAYRADLEGLARWLLSRGRALTAAESGDLHDYLAERIRAGARPRSTARLVSSMRRFYQHLVREGLARTDPSSRIDAPRLGRPLPRSLTEVEVEALLAAPDASAALGLRDRAMLELLYATGLRVSELVGLSLARVNPRQGIVRVLGKGGKERLVPVGEEALASLETYLRDARPELLDGRPSDAVFVTARGEGMTRQAFWHLIKRYARRAGIVRPLSPHTLRHAFATHLLDHGADLRALQMLLGHSDLSTTQIYTHVARERLKHLHASHHPRG, encoded by the coding sequence ATGAAGGAGTCCGGGATGGAGACGGCCGCCGCGCCGCCGCGATCGCCTGACGCGGATACCGCCTGTCTCGAACGCTTTCTGGACGCCTTGTGGATGGAGCGCGGCCTGAGCCGCGCGACCCTGGGCGCCTATCGCGCGGACCTGGAAGGGCTCGCCCGCTGGCTGTTGTCGCGCGGGCGTGCCTTGACGGCGGCGGAGAGCGGCGATCTGCACGACTACCTGGCCGAACGCATTCGCGCGGGCGCGCGTCCGCGCAGCACCGCCCGGCTGGTGTCCAGCATGCGCAGGTTCTATCAGCATCTGGTACGCGAGGGGCTGGCGCGGACCGATCCGAGCAGTCGCATCGACGCCCCCAGGCTGGGGCGGCCGTTGCCCAGGTCATTGACCGAGGTCGAGGTCGAAGCCCTGCTCGCCGCGCCCGACGCGTCGGCCGCCCTGGGGCTGCGCGACCGCGCCATGCTCGAACTGCTCTATGCGACGGGCCTGCGGGTCTCGGAACTGGTGGGCCTGAGCCTGGCGCGCGTCAATCCGCGCCAGGGCATCGTGCGCGTTCTCGGCAAGGGCGGCAAGGAGCGCCTGGTGCCGGTGGGAGAGGAGGCCCTGGCCTCGCTGGAGACCTATCTGCGCGACGCGCGCCCTGAGTTGCTCGACGGGCGGCCGTCCGATGCGGTGTTCGTCACCGCGCGTGGCGAGGGGATGACGCGCCAGGCATTCTGGCACCTGATCAAACGTTACGCGCGACGGGCCGGGATCGTCCGACCGCTGTCACCGCATACCCTGCGCCATGCCTTCGCGACCCATCTGCTGGACCACGGCGCGGATCTGCGCGCCCTGCAGATGCTGCTGGGTCACAGCGACCTTTCCACCACCCAGATCTACACTCACGTCGCGCGCGAGCGGCTCAAGCACCTGCATGCCAGCCATCACCCGCGCGGCTGA
- a CDS encoding 3',5'-cyclic-nucleotide phosphodiesterase, protein MKLRVLGCSGGIGGELRTTAMLIDDDILIDAGTGIGELTLDEMKKVRHIFLTHTHLDHIACLPLMVDSMFPHIVEPMMIRSHASAIEVLKKHIFNWAIWPDFASLPTADNPVMRYEPLRMGDVCTLDGRSFEMMPVNHIVPTVGYRIECASGVVAFSGDTTTNDTFWAELNKRSRLDVLIVEVAFKESFRELALKSRHYCPSLLAEDLKKLRHRPRIFLTHNKPGEEELIFSQCREMITDRQLQRLTSGLVIEI, encoded by the coding sequence ATGAAACTGCGTGTATTGGGGTGCAGCGGCGGTATCGGCGGCGAGCTGCGCACGACGGCAATGCTGATCGACGACGACATCCTGATCGATGCCGGGACCGGAATCGGCGAGCTGACCCTCGACGAGATGAAGAAGGTCCGCCACATCTTCCTCACCCATACCCATCTCGACCACATCGCCTGCCTGCCGCTGATGGTGGACAGCATGTTCCCGCACATCGTCGAACCGATGATGATCCGCAGCCACGCCTCCGCCATCGAGGTGCTCAAGAAACACATCTTCAACTGGGCCATCTGGCCCGATTTCGCCAGCCTTCCGACCGCCGACAATCCGGTCATGCGTTACGAACCCCTGCGCATGGGCGATGTCTGTACGCTCGACGGGCGCAGCTTCGAGATGATGCCCGTGAACCACATCGTTCCCACCGTCGGCTATCGCATCGAATGCGCGAGCGGGGTGGTGGCCTTCAGCGGCGACACCACCACCAATGACACCTTCTGGGCGGAACTGAACAAGCGCTCCCGGCTCGACGTGCTGATCGTCGAGGTTGCGTTCAAGGAATCCTTCCGCGAGCTCGCGCTCAAGTCGCGTCATTACTGCCCCTCGCTGTTGGCCGAGGACCTCAAGAAGCTCAGGCATCGTCCGCGGATCTTCCTGACCCACAACAAGCCCGGCGAGGAAGAGCTGATCTTCAGCCAGTGCCGCGAGATGATCACCGACCGCCAGCTCCAGCGCCTGACCAGCGGCCTCGTGATCGAAATCTGA
- the rimM gene encoding ribosome maturation factor RimM: protein MVEHDTRQVLMGRIGGLFGVRGWVKVLSYASPPENLLRYDPWQVHLGGAWKTLEVNAGRRHGKGLVVQLAGYTDRDHACELIGAEIAVERRQLEAPAENEYYWTDLIGSEVVNRDGVEFGRVDHMIETGANDVLVVRGEQGETLIPFVMGRYVLEVDLARRRIAVDWEAGD, encoded by the coding sequence ATGGTGGAGCACGACACCCGGCAGGTGTTGATGGGCAGGATCGGCGGCCTCTTCGGCGTCCGCGGCTGGGTCAAGGTGCTGTCGTACGCGTCTCCACCCGAGAACCTGCTGCGCTATGACCCCTGGCAGGTACATCTGGGCGGGGCGTGGAAGACGCTCGAGGTCAACGCCGGTCGCCGCCACGGCAAGGGCCTGGTCGTACAGCTGGCCGGCTACACCGACCGTGATCATGCATGCGAGCTGATCGGGGCGGAGATCGCGGTGGAACGGAGGCAGCTGGAGGCCCCCGCCGAGAATGAATATTACTGGACCGACCTGATCGGGTCCGAGGTCGTCAATCGCGACGGCGTGGAATTCGGTCGGGTCGATCATATGATCGAGACCGGGGCCAACGATGTCCTGGTTGTGCGGGGTGAGCAGGGCGAGACCCTGATCCCGTTCGTGATGGGGCGCTATGTGCTCGAGGTCGATCTGGCACGGCGCCGGATCGCGGTCGACTGGGAAGCGGGGGATTGA
- the rplS gene encoding 50S ribosomal protein L19, translating into MSKIISQLEAEQMGREMPEFGPGDTVEVKVKVKEGQRERLQAFTGVVIAKRNRGFNSAFTVRKMSHGEGVERVFQTFSPAIHSVEVKRRGDVSKAKLYHLRELEGKAARIKEKL; encoded by the coding sequence ATGAGCAAGATAATCAGTCAGCTGGAAGCGGAGCAGATGGGGCGCGAGATGCCGGAGTTCGGCCCGGGCGATACCGTCGAGGTCAAGGTCAAGGTCAAGGAAGGACAGCGCGAGCGTCTGCAGGCCTTCACCGGCGTCGTCATCGCCAAGCGCAACCGCGGCTTCAATTCCGCCTTCACGGTGCGCAAGATGTCGCACGGCGAGGGCGTCGAGCGCGTCTTCCAGACCTTCAGTCCGGCGATCCATTCCGTGGAAGTGAAGCGCCGCGGCGATGTCAGCAAGGCCAAGCTGTATCACCTGCGCGAACTGGAAGGGAAGGCCGCGCGCATCAAGGAAAAACTCTGA
- a CDS encoding DsbC family protein translates to MPKKPFIAALLFIACLPCAGAEEAVPEAVRKMLSAIIPGQTPDEVRAAPTGGFYEVTYGTETFYISADGRYLLQGDLLDLKTQVNLTEKKRSEQRRELMQDVKQEDAIVFAPAGKPKYTVYVFTDIDCGYCRQLHKEIKRYNDLGIEIRYLAYPRTGIDSPSYDKAVSVWCAADRKAALTEAKSGRQPPERHCDNPVEAEYNLGGKIGVNGTPTLVFSDGSILPGYLNPTQLARYLETQFSD, encoded by the coding sequence ATGCCGAAGAAGCCGTTCATCGCCGCCCTCCTGTTCATTGCCTGCCTGCCGTGTGCGGGGGCCGAGGAGGCCGTGCCCGAGGCGGTGCGCAAGATGCTTTCCGCCATCATCCCCGGCCAGACCCCGGATGAGGTCCGCGCGGCGCCGACCGGCGGTTTCTACGAGGTGACCTACGGCACGGAGACGTTCTACATCAGCGCGGACGGGCGCTACCTGCTGCAGGGGGATCTGCTCGATCTCAAGACCCAGGTCAACCTCACCGAGAAGAAACGCTCCGAACAGCGTCGCGAGCTGATGCAGGACGTGAAGCAGGAGGACGCCATCGTCTTCGCGCCGGCGGGCAAGCCGAAGTACACGGTCTACGTCTTCACCGATATCGATTGCGGTTATTGCCGCCAGCTCCACAAGGAGATCAAGCGCTACAACGATCTCGGCATCGAGATCCGCTACCTCGCCTACCCCCGCACCGGCATCGACTCCCCGTCCTATGACAAGGCGGTTTCGGTCTGGTGCGCCGCGGACCGCAAGGCGGCGCTGACCGAGGCGAAGTCCGGCCGCCAGCCGCCTGAACGCCACTGTGACAACCCGGTCGAGGCGGAGTATAACCTCGGCGGCAAGATCGGCGTCAACGGCACCCCCACGCTGGTGTTCAGCGACGGCAGCATACTGCCGGGCTACCTCAATCCGACGCAGCTCGCCCGGTACCTGGAGACGCAGTTCTCCGACTGA
- the rpsP gene encoding 30S ribosomal protein S16, which yields MVTIRLARGGAKKRPFYHIVVADSRKPRDGRFIERIGYFNPVAAENEPKLKLDGERLNYWLSQGAKPSERVNLLAKQNAAAAA from the coding sequence ATGGTAACCATACGACTGGCCCGCGGAGGGGCCAAAAAGCGGCCGTTCTACCACATCGTCGTGGCAGACAGCCGCAAGCCGCGCGACGGCCGATTCATCGAGCGCATCGGGTATTTCAACCCGGTCGCCGCCGAGAACGAGCCGAAGCTGAAGCTCGACGGCGAACGGCTGAACTACTGGCTCTCGCAGGGGGCCAAGCCCTCTGAGCGCGTCAACCTGCTGGCCAAGCAAAACGCGGCTGCCGCCGCCTGA